The genomic DNA ACGCCCCTGCTCGGGGTGGACGCGCAGCTCGTCCTCGGCATGCTGGCGCTGGCCTGCGGCGAGTGGGACGAGGCCGGCCGCCACCTGGAGGACGCCGGGGTACGGGAGCCGGACTCCGCCTTCCTGCCGGTCGCCGCGGCCGCCTCCGGCGGGCTGGTCGAGCTGCTCCTCGTCCGCGACCGGGTGGACGCGGCGCTGGCCGAGGCCCGCGCGGCGGTGGCCCGGCTGCGCCGCAAGGGCGTGTGGGTGTGGGGCGACCAGCTCGTCCCGCCCGCCGTGACCGCGCTGCTGCGGGCCGGGCGCCACGACGAGGCGGGCGAGCTGGTGGCCGAGTTCGCCGCCGGCATCGAGGGCCGCAGCGCGCCGTCGGCCGTGGCCGCGCTGGAGGTGGTGCGCGGCGCGCTGGCGCACGCCGGCGGCCGGTTCGAGGAGGCGGTGGCGTGCCAGGCCCGCGCGCGGTCGGCGTACGAGGCGATGGGCCGGCCCCACGGCGCGGCGCGGGCGGCGGAGGCGGAGGCGGGCGCCCGGCTGGAGCTGGGCGGCGGGGAACGGGCCGCGGAGATCGTCGCCGACGCGGCCGAGCGGTACGCGACGCTCGGCGCCACCCATGACGCGGCGCGCTGCCGTCACCTGCTCCGGGAGATCGGCGCCGGCTGCCCGCCGCGCCGGGGGCGCAGGCCCGCCGGCGGCGGGCTGTCGCCCAGGGAGCGCGAGGTGGCCAGGCTGGTCGCGCAGGGCCGGACCAACAGGGAGATCGCCGAGGTGCTTTTCCTGTCGCGCCGCACGGTCGACACGCACGTGGCGAAGGTGCTGCACAAGCTCGGCGTGCGCACCCGCAACGACGTCGCCTGGCCGCTGTGACGGGAAAGGCCCCGGCCGGGGCCGGGGCCTTTCGCTGATCGGAAGGGTCAGACGGTGACGCTCCAGGTGTCCAGGTAGCCGGTGTCACCGCTGTAGACGTCGCTGACTTCGAGCACCCAGGTGCCCGCCGCCTGCTGGCTCAGCGGGACGGTGTACGTCCTGGTGCCGTACGACGTGCAGCTCGTGCCGCCGTACCGGTCGACCGCGTACCACTGGCCGTTCGGCCCGCGCAGCCAGATGTCGAGGTCCTCGGCGCAGGTGTGGTTGATGGTGACGGAGAGCCTGACCGGGGAGGTCGCGGCGCCCGTCGCCGTGGACGTGATCGGGCTCTGCACGGTGGTGTAGTCCCGGATCTGGTAGTCGGTGCCGTTGGTGAACGTCCTGCCGCCCGAGGTGCCCTGGACGGTCAGCGCGTACGTGGCGGACCGCGTCGCCGTCTCGCCGGTGCCCGTCACCGTGACGGTGTAGGAGCCGGCGGGAGTGGTGGGCGCGGTCGAGATCGTCAGGGTGGACGAGCCGCCCGACGTCACCGAGGCGGGGTTGAAGGAGGCGGAGGCGCCTGTGGGCAGGCCCGTCGCCGACAGGTTCACCGACTGCGCGGTGCCCGCCGTGGTGGTGGTGCCGATCGTGGTGGTGGCCGGCGAGCCCGCCTGGACGGTGCCCGAGGCCGGGTTGGCCGAGATCGAGAAGTCACGGCTCGGCGTGCCACCGCCGACGGCCTGCTTCCAGATGGCGTGGGCGGCGGCGTCGGCGGCCCGGTCCAGGATGGTGTCGTTGATGTTGCTGATGGTGTCGCACGCGGCGTGGTAGCAGGAGTCGTACGCCCGTCCGGACGTGCCGCCCCACTTGGCCGCCTGGGCCGTGCTCTTGGTGTAGCTCGCGCCGGCGGCGACGCCCGAGGTGGCGATGCCCGCGTTGCGGAAGGAGGCGTCGTCGGAGCGGTTGGCGCCTTCGGTGTTCTCCTCCGGCTGCAGGTTCAGGCCGTCGTAGAACTCCTTGAGCGGCTGCGCGACGGCGGTGGTGATGTTGTTGATGAAGTAGCCGCCGTTGGGCGAGCCGACCATGTCGTAGTTGTAGTACGCCTTGATCCTCGACCGGTCGGTGGCGGAGAGGGAGTTGACGTAGTACTCGGAGCCGTTCAGGCCCTGCTCCTCGTCCGTCCACCAGCCGAACCGCACGTGCTTGGCCATGGTGGGCCGCTCGGCGGCCAGCGTCAGCGCGACCTCCAGCAGCGCGCCGGAGCCGGAGGCGTTGTCGTTGATGCCGGGGCCGGCGGACACGCCGTCGAGGTGCGCACCGGCCATGATGACCTGGTTGGCGTCACCGCCGGGCCAGTCCGCGATCAGGTTCGGACCCGAACCGCTGGTGCAGCCGGAGGCGCAGCTCTGCCGGACCACGGTGTAGCCGGCGTCGCGCAGCTTCTGCTCCACGTACGAGACGGACGCGGTGTAGCCGCTGCCGGTGGACCTGCGGTTGCCCCCGTTGGCGGTGGCGATCGTCTGGAACTGCGACAGGTGCGCCTTGACGTTGGCGAGGCTGATGTCCGGCGGCTCGTCGCCGCCGGGCCCGCCGGAGCCGACCTGCAGGCTGTAGATCGCGGTGTGCGGGGACGACCCGGTGCCCGTGACGGTGACCTGGTAGGTGCCCTGGGCCGCGGACGAGCCGACCGACAGGGTGAGCGTGGCGGAGTTGCCGGAGGTGACCGACGACGGGTTGAAGCTCGCCGTGACGCCGCTCGGCAGGCCGGAGGCGGTCAGGGTGACCGTCTGCGGGCTGCCGGACGTGGTCTGGGTGTTGACCGTGGTGGTCACCTGCTGCCCGGGCTGGGCGGTGCCCGACGCCGGGTTGAGCGACAGGGAGAAGTCGTTGCCGGGGGTGCCGCAGGCGGGCTCGCCGGACTGCGCCGCCACGCTGATCGCGCTGAAGGCCGCCTTGGTGGTGTTGCACTCGACGCTGTTGGCGCCG from Nonomuraea muscovyensis includes the following:
- a CDS encoding M28 family peptidase; this translates as MKRKPLAAATVGVATAAAMVLSALPAHAAPPGAQGAGGQARAAAAADPESQAAAVADQAVASSLDNLAKGPDEAYRRLNVVRGAGDMFFVSYERTYKGLPMVGGDAVVVTDSAGRVRDTVAESGPSPSDVATTPKISAARATRVAKTRLSRVDETGDPRLVVLAWGGKPKLTWEAVVGGVADGKPSIQHVFVDARTGEVADSYDLVREGTGNGHYYGQVTINTSGSGSSYSMTDPTRPGIRCGGQNGSAYTGPDDSWGNGQGTNLEAACVDAMYSVQREWDMLRDWLGRDGINGQGGGFPARVGLNQVNAFWNGSYTNFGHNQANTRQATPIDVVAHEYGHAIFQTTPGGAGSGNENGGINEATGDIFGAVTEHFANHPSDPPDYLVGEEVDLVGDGPIRNMYNPGALGDPNCWSTSIPGTEVHAAAGPLNHWFYLLAEGSSPGGGKPNSPICSGGPSSVTGIGVEKAAKIFMGALNRKTSSWRYANVRSASVAAAVELFGANSVECNTTKAAFSAISVAAQSGEPACGTPGNDFSLSLNPASGTAQPGQQVTTTVNTQTTSGSPQTVTLTASGLPSGVTASFNPSSVTSGNSATLTLSVGSSAAQGTYQVTVTGTGSSPHTAIYSLQVGSGGPGGDEPPDISLANVKAHLSQFQTIATANGGNRRSTGSGYTASVSYVEQKLRDAGYTVVRQSCASGCTSGSGPNLIADWPGGDANQVIMAGAHLDGVSAGPGINDNASGSGALLEVALTLAAERPTMAKHVRFGWWTDEEQGLNGSEYYVNSLSATDRSRIKAYYNYDMVGSPNGGYFINNITTAVAQPLKEFYDGLNLQPEENTEGANRSDDASFRNAGIATSGVAAGASYTKSTAQAAKWGGTSGRAYDSCYHAACDTISNINDTILDRAADAAAHAIWKQAVGGGTPSRDFSISANPASGTVQAGSPATTTIGTTTTAGTAQSVNLSATGLPTGASASFNPASVTSGGSSTLTISTAPTTPAGSYTVTVTGTGETATRSATYALTVQGTSGGRTFTNGTDYQIRDYTTVQSPITSTATGAATSPVRLSVTINHTCAEDLDIWLRGPNGQWYAVDRYGGTSCTSYGTRTYTVPLSQQAAGTWVLEVSDVYSGDTGYLDTWSVTV